The Deinococcus radiopugnans ATCC 19172 region CCCGCGCCGTCGTCGAGCGCATCGTGGAGGGCGGCGCGGCGGTGTACGGCATCAACACCGGCTTCGGCAAGTTCGCCAGCGTGCGCGTGGGCAATGACGAGTTGCAACAGTTGCAGTACAACCTGATCGTGTCCCACGCCATCGGGGTGGGCGAGCCACTGCCCGCCGAGGTGGTGCGCGGGATGCTGCTTTTGCGCGCCGTGTCGCTGTGCCAGGGGCATTCCGGCGTGCGCCCGGAAGTGCCAGAGCTGCTGCTGGCCTTGCTCAACGCCGGGGCGCATCCGGTGGTGCCCGCGCAGGGCAGTGTGGGCGCGTCGGGCGATCTGGCCCCGCTGGCGCATCTGGCGCTGGCCCTCATCGGCCTGGGCGAGATCGACTATGGCGGGAGGGTTTGCCCCGCCGCCGATGTGCTGGCCGAGCTGAACCTGACGCCGCTGACCCTGCAGGCCAAGGAGGGTCTGGCCCTGATCAACGGCACGCAGCTGATGGGCAGCCTGCTGGGACTGGCCCTTGCGGACGCCCGCACGCTGCTGGGCACCGCGAATCTGGCGGCGGCCATGACCGTGGAGGCGCTGTACGGCTCGCACCAGCCGTTCCGCGCCGACTTGGTGGGCCTGCGCCCGCATCCCGGCGCGGTGGCGGTGGCCGCCGAGCTGCGCGGCTTCCTGCGCGACTCCGAGATCGCGCCCAGCCACGCCGAATGCGGCAAGGTGCAGGATCCGTACTCCTTGCGGGCGGTACCGCAGGTTCACGGCGCGACCCACGACGCGCTTGAGCAGGCCGCCCGCATTCTGGACACCGAATTCGCCTCCGTGACCGACAACCCGCTGGTGTTTCCCGAAACGGGCGAGGTGGTGTCCGGTGGAAATTTCCACGGGCAGCCGCTGGCCGTCACCGCCGACGCCCTGAAGGTGGCGGTGGCCGAACTGGGCAGCATCAGCGAGCGCCGCTGCGAGCAGCTCCTGAACCCGGCCCTCAGCGGCCTGCCGGGCTTTCTGGCCGCGCACGGGGGCCTCAACAGCGGCCTGATGATCGCACAGTACACGGCGGCGGCGCTGGTCAGCGAAAACAAGGTCTTGGCACACCCCGCCAGCGTGGACAGCATTCCCACCAGCGCCAACCAGGAGGATCACGTCAGCATGGGCGCGCACGGCGCCCGCCAGTTGCGCCAGATTCTGGGCCACGTCCAGACCGTCGTCAGCATCGAGCTGCTGTGCGCCGCGCAGGCACTGGACTTTCAGAAGCTGCGTGCTGGCGTGGGGGTACAGGCCGCCTACGCGCGTATCCGTGAAGCCGTGCCCACGATGGAAGAAGACCGCTATTACCGCCCCGATCTGCTGCGGCTGCGCGAGCTGGTGGGGGGCGGAGAATTGCTGGACGTGGCGCGGCAGGCGTAGCCCGCTCCAAAACGAGGGGGGCCTCGCGCGCCGCGAAGCCCCCCGCTCTTGCCAGAGTCCGTATCAGACGCCCGCAGGCACCTTCATCATCGGCTTCAGCGCTTCGTCGAACTTGTCGTACCCGGCGAAGTCCAGCTGCTGCTCGTTGTCGCTCAACGCGGTGGCAGGGCTGGGGTGAACCTCGATGTGGATGCCGTCCGCACCCACCGCCAGCGCCGCCTTCGCCAGCGGAATCAGCAGGTCGCGGCGGCCGGCGGCGTGGGTCACGTCCACGATCACCGGCAGGTGGGTTTCCTGCTTCGCCAGCGCCACCGCCGAGAGATCCAGCGTGTTGCGCGTCCACTTCTCGAAGGTGCGGATGCCGCGCTCGCACAGGATGACCTCGTTGTTGCCCTCCGAGAGGATGTATTCGGCGGCGTACAGCCATTCTTCGATGGTGGCCGACAGGCCGCGCTTGAGCAGCACCGGGCGGCGGGCGCGGCCCACCTCGCGCAGCAGGGCGAAGTTGTGCATGTTGCGTGCGCCCACCTGCAGGATGTCGGCGTACTCGGCCACTACTTCCACGTCACGGGTGTCCATCACTTCGGTCACGAACAGCATCTTGTTGGCGCGGGCCACCCGGCCCCCCAGAATCAGGCCGTCCACGCCCATGCCCTGAAAGCCGTAGGGGCTGGTGCGCGGCTTGTACGCACCGCCGCGCAGGATCTTCACACCTTTGCCCGCCAGGTATTCGGCGGTCTGCTCCATCTGCTCTTCACTCTCGATGCTGCACGGCCCGGCGATGATGATGGGCGGCGCGTCGCCGCCGATCCGCACGCCGTCGATGTCCAGCACGGTGTCCTCTTTCTTGACCTTGCGCGAGACCAGCAGCTGCTTCTTGTCGTTGCTTTCCTCCAGCGCGAGGCTGGCCTTGAAGATTTCCTTGAAGATGCTCTTGACGGTGGCGTTCGTGAAGGGGCCGGGGTTCAGCGCCTCCAGCTCGCGCAGCTGCTGTTCCTCGCGGGCCGGGTCGTAGTGGTTGGGGCGGCCTTCCTGGGTCTTTGCGTGGCCGATCTGGGCCACCACGGCGGCGCGTTGCGACAGCAGCTTCAGCAGGTCACGGTTGATCTGATCGATCTCGGAGCGGAGATCCTCGATGGTGCGGGGTTGTGTCATACCCCGCAGTCTAGGAAAAACGTGCATGGCCTGGCCTTCACGCGGCTAGTCAATTGAAAGGAGTTGTCCAACTTTGCCGCCGTCCTCGTCGGGGGTGTTGACCATGTGCGCGGCCACCCGTGCAAGGGCGGCGTGCAGTTCCCGCGCCTCGGCCTGCCCGATCTGGGGCGTGTCCTGCAGGGCGCGGGCCATGCACGCCAGCCACGCCCGTCCGCGCGTGGGCGTGATCGCGTGCGGCAGGTGCCGGGCGCGCAACCGGGGTGGCCCATACGTCTGGTGGTACAGAGGCGGCCCGCCCAGAAAGCCGGTCAGGAAGGCCAGCTGTTTCTCGGCAGTCTCGGTCAGGTCAGCCGGAAAAATCGGGGCGAGGTCCGGGTCCTGGGCCACCAACGCGTAGAAACGGGTCACCAGGGCGGCCAGCGCCTGCGGGCCAATGCGCTCGTACAGCGAGCCGCCTGCGGAAAGTGGCATGGGCGCAGTCATGGGGGGCAGGCTAGCAGAACAGAAAAAGGGAGGGGGACCCGCGTCCACCTCCCCGGAAAAGTTTCAAAGAACGCTACACGTCGCGGCGGTCGAAGGCGTAGATCGCCATCAGGCCGAAACCCAGCGTGTAGATCAGCAGCAGGATCAGCGGCTGCCCGATGTCGCCCTGCTGCACATATAGCCCGAAGTGCGAGGTCAGCAGGATGCGCTGCAGGGCGTCGGGCAGCACCACCAGAAGGCGCATCACGATCAGCGTGGCAAAGGTGGCCAGCGCCGAGGCCGCCGTGTTCAGAAACAGCACGCCGAACAGCAGCGACAGCGCCGCCACCGGCATCAGCACGACGGCGGCCAGAAACGCGCCGCGCAGCACCTGCCCGAAGGCCTCCCCGCCTGAGAGCTGGCCCACGCCCACGAACAGGCCCGGTCCCAGCCCCGTGCCGCCGGTGAAGCTGCCGAAGCCCAGCGGAATGCCCGCCAGCAGCGATCCGGCCACCGTGGTGATGATCAGCAGGAAGGGGAAGACCAGCGCGGCGATCAGCTTGCTGGCAATGACCCGGGTGCGGTCCACCGGGCGCAGCAGCAGCGGGGCCAGCGTGCCCTGGGCGGTCTCCGAACCGATGGTCTCGGCCACCGTCACGGCAATGAACAGCGGCAGCAGGTACTGGATGGTCACGCCGATGCTGACGGCGGGCAGTTGCCACCCGCTGATCAGATTGACCTGAATCAGGGCGCTCAGGCGCGGGGCGAACGCCCAGACCAGCGGCAGCAGAAAGGTGACGATCAGGGCCAGCTTGGCGCTGCGCGAGCCCAGCAGCTTGCGGAATTCCAGCAGCAGCAGCGTCAGCATGGGCGGCACCGGGTGGTGGGGACGACGGAAGGGGGAGGGGCACTCTCGCTGTTCATCAGGCTTGCTCCACGCGCTCGCGGTAGTACTCGTACAGGTCGAAGTGATCTGGGCTGGCCTCAAAGACCCGGATGCCTTCCTCGCTCAGGCGGGCCAGGGCGTCGGGCACGCGGGCCTCGCCGCCCAGATGCGCGATGGCAAAGGGCGTGCGGGTGCCCACCTTGCGGACAAAGGGCAGCCGCTCCAGCACCGCCGCCGCCCCCACCGGGTCGTCCACCCGGAAGCGGTAGGCCGCCTGCCGGGCGCGCAGGTCCACAGTGTCCACCAGCCGCCCCCCGGTCAGGATGCCCACCGTGTGGGCGTAGGTGGCGATCTCGCGCAGGTGGTGGGTGCTCAGGACCACCGCGCAGCCGTCCGTCGCCAGACCGGTCACGATGCGGTGGATCAGCCCGATGCCCAGGGGATCCAGGCCGCTGGTCGGTTCGTC contains the following coding sequences:
- the hutH gene encoding histidine ammonia-lyase is translated as MILDRKVSLEEFVRVVRGSENVELADAARERILAARAVVERIVEGGAAVYGINTGFGKFASVRVGNDELQQLQYNLIVSHAIGVGEPLPAEVVRGMLLLRAVSLCQGHSGVRPEVPELLLALLNAGAHPVVPAQGSVGASGDLAPLAHLALALIGLGEIDYGGRVCPAADVLAELNLTPLTLQAKEGLALINGTQLMGSLLGLALADARTLLGTANLAAAMTVEALYGSHQPFRADLVGLRPHPGAVAVAAELRGFLRDSEIAPSHAECGKVQDPYSLRAVPQVHGATHDALEQAARILDTEFASVTDNPLVFPETGEVVSGGNFHGQPLAVTADALKVAVAELGSISERRCEQLLNPALSGLPGFLAAHGGLNSGLMIAQYTAAALVSENKVLAHPASVDSIPTSANQEDHVSMGAHGARQLRQILGHVQTVVSIELLCAAQALDFQKLRAGVGVQAAYARIREAVPTMEEDRYYRPDLLRLRELVGGGELLDVARQA
- a CDS encoding bifunctional 3-deoxy-7-phosphoheptulonate synthase/chorismate mutase, which produces MTQPRTIEDLRSEIDQINRDLLKLLSQRAAVVAQIGHAKTQEGRPNHYDPAREEQQLRELEALNPGPFTNATVKSIFKEIFKASLALEESNDKKQLLVSRKVKKEDTVLDIDGVRIGGDAPPIIIAGPCSIESEEQMEQTAEYLAGKGVKILRGGAYKPRTSPYGFQGMGVDGLILGGRVARANKMLFVTEVMDTRDVEVVAEYADILQVGARNMHNFALLREVGRARRPVLLKRGLSATIEEWLYAAEYILSEGNNEVILCERGIRTFEKWTRNTLDLSAVALAKQETHLPVIVDVTHAAGRRDLLIPLAKAALAVGADGIHIEVHPSPATALSDNEQQLDFAGYDKFDEALKPMMKVPAGV
- a CDS encoding globin, whose protein sequence is MTAPMPLSAGGSLYERIGPQALAALVTRFYALVAQDPDLAPIFPADLTETAEKQLAFLTGFLGGPPLYHQTYGPPRLRARHLPHAITPTRGRAWLACMARALQDTPQIGQAEARELHAALARVAAHMVNTPDEDGGKVGQLLSID
- a CDS encoding ABC transporter permease: MLTLLLLEFRKLLGSRSAKLALIVTFLLPLVWAFAPRLSALIQVNLISGWQLPAVSIGVTIQYLLPLFIAVTVAETIGSETAQGTLAPLLLRPVDRTRVIASKLIAALVFPFLLIITTVAGSLLAGIPLGFGSFTGGTGLGPGLFVGVGQLSGGEAFGQVLRGAFLAAVVLMPVAALSLLFGVLFLNTAASALATFATLIVMRLLVVLPDALQRILLTSHFGLYVQQGDIGQPLILLLIYTLGFGLMAIYAFDRRDV